The proteins below come from a single Fodinicurvata sp. EGI_FJ10296 genomic window:
- a CDS encoding type II toxin-antitoxin system death-on-curing family toxin, whose amino-acid sequence MTEYLTVIEVLMIHSDQIERYGGVDGVRDPGLVEAAVFRPQTGYYEDLIAEAAALWESLAMNHPFIDGNKRVAFAATYTFLTINGLEIKEEPDAIYRFIIESLEMGEFRHERLAAWLRANTGQIGK is encoded by the coding sequence ATGACGGAGTACCTGACCGTCATCGAAGTCCTCATGATCCATTCCGACCAGATCGAACGTTATGGCGGAGTCGATGGCGTGCGCGATCCGGGTCTTGTCGAAGCGGCGGTGTTTCGCCCGCAGACGGGATACTACGAAGACCTGATCGCGGAGGCGGCCGCGCTCTGGGAGAGCCTGGCCATGAACCATCCCTTCATTGACGGCAACAAGCGTGTCGCCTTCGCGGCGACCTACACGTTTCTGACCATCAACGGTCTGGAAATCAAAGAAGAGCCCGACGCGATCTATCGCTTTATCATCGAGAGCCTGGAAATGGGTGAATTCCGACATGAACGGCTTGCCGCTTGGCTGCGCGCGAACACCGGACAAATAGGAAAGTGA
- a CDS encoding DUF917 domain-containing protein, with the protein MREFAVDEIEPLAIGAWILGTGGGGSPYLHQLNVKKLYDQGHRIQLMDSSELADDDMVAVVSKMGAPLVGLERLVDPAMMARAVRMMEAYLGIRFRAVMSVEIGGGNALSPFLAAAIADIPVVDADAMGRAYPEAQMTSFAIGDLPMFPLTLADVRDNDVIVARAASWKWMERISRKVCTEVGSTAATCKAPRTGREVKDWGIQNTVTKAIAIGRTIMEARRVHDDPVAALVRDHAGKTVFVGKIADVSRETTGGFLRGTAVVEGLDGDRGHRMELAFQNEFAVGWIDGEPAIMTPDLICVLDSVTGDAIGTETLRYGQRVSVVALPAPEILLSPKGLTHVGPRAFGYDLDFKSVFAA; encoded by the coding sequence ATGCGTGAGTTTGCCGTAGACGAGATCGAACCCCTGGCGATCGGCGCCTGGATTCTGGGCACCGGCGGCGGTGGCAGCCCCTATCTTCATCAGCTCAACGTCAAGAAGCTGTACGATCAGGGCCATCGCATCCAGTTGATGGACTCCTCGGAACTGGCCGATGACGACATGGTCGCGGTGGTTTCCAAGATGGGCGCGCCGCTGGTCGGGCTGGAACGCCTGGTCGACCCGGCGATGATGGCGCGTGCGGTGCGGATGATGGAAGCCTATCTCGGCATTCGTTTTCGCGCCGTCATGAGTGTCGAGATCGGCGGCGGCAACGCACTTTCGCCCTTTCTGGCCGCGGCGATTGCCGACATCCCGGTGGTCGACGCCGATGCCATGGGCCGGGCCTATCCCGAAGCGCAGATGACCAGCTTTGCCATCGGCGATTTGCCGATGTTTCCACTGACCCTGGCCGATGTGCGCGACAATGACGTGATTGTCGCCCGCGCCGCGTCGTGGAAATGGATGGAGCGTATTTCGCGCAAGGTCTGCACCGAGGTCGGGTCGACCGCCGCGACCTGCAAGGCCCCGCGCACGGGCCGCGAAGTCAAGGATTGGGGCATTCAGAATACCGTCACCAAGGCGATCGCCATCGGGCGCACGATCATGGAAGCCCGGCGCGTCCATGACGATCCGGTGGCCGCGCTGGTCCGCGACCATGCGGGCAAGACGGTGTTCGTCGGCAAGATCGCCGATGTCTCGCGCGAGACAACCGGCGGGTTTCTGCGTGGCACGGCCGTAGTCGAAGGGCTGGACGGCGATCGCGGGCACCGAATGGAACTGGCCTTCCAGAACGAATTCGCGGTCGGCTGGATCGACGGCGAACCGGCGATCATGACCCCGGACCTGATCTGCGTGCTCGACAGCGTGACCGGCGACGCGATCGGCACCGAAACCCTGCGCTATGGCCAGCGGGTCAGCGTCGTGGCCCTGCCCGCGCCGGAAATCCTGTTGTCGCCCAAGGGGTTGACCCATGTCGGCCCGCGCGCGTTCGGCTATGACCTCGACTTCAAATCGGTGTTTGCAGCATGA
- a CDS encoding hydantoinase/oxoprolinase family protein, which yields MKRIGIDVGGTNTDAVLISADTIVAGVKATTTEDVLTGVSNSLAALKDKVGGEALTQADAVMIGTTHFTNAVIERKHLNRVAAIRIALPAAASLEPAVDWPADLRASVDPAIFMVEGGHEYDGRPLVPLDEDALRQAARDIARMGIRSVAITALFSPLTSACETRAAEILAEECPDAAITLSHTLGRIGLLERENVAIMNAALKDLGARTVSAFRDALAQAGLHAPFYLTQNDGTVMLAEVAAANPVYSFASGPTNSMRGSSALSGLTDAMVVDVGGTTSDVGVLINGFPREANGVVEIGGVRTLFRMPDLLPFGLGGGTIVDPDTGRIGPQSVGYRLTEQALVFGGDILTATDIAVAAGRIELGDPDRVRHLDRRFVDDIMSRIRAMFEERVDRMKTSADDAVLIASGGGAFLVPDELDGISEIVRLEHAGVANAVGAAMAQVSGEVDQVFSGVSRAEALAQAKAGAEARAVEGGADPTTLKTVDVEDIPLSYLPGEARRVHTRVVGDIAAITAAR from the coding sequence ATGAAGAGAATCGGAATCGATGTCGGCGGCACCAACACGGATGCCGTCCTGATCAGTGCGGACACCATCGTCGCCGGGGTCAAGGCCACAACAACGGAAGATGTCCTGACAGGCGTCTCGAACAGCCTGGCTGCGCTGAAGGACAAAGTGGGCGGTGAGGCGCTGACGCAGGCCGACGCGGTCATGATCGGCACCACGCATTTCACCAATGCGGTGATCGAGCGCAAGCATCTCAACCGTGTCGCGGCCATCCGCATCGCCCTGCCGGCGGCCGCCAGCCTGGAACCGGCAGTCGACTGGCCCGCCGATCTCCGCGCCTCGGTCGATCCGGCGATTTTCATGGTCGAAGGCGGTCACGAATATGACGGCCGGCCGCTGGTGCCGCTGGACGAGGACGCGCTGCGCCAGGCGGCGCGCGACATCGCGCGGATGGGCATCCGGTCGGTGGCGATCACGGCCCTGTTCTCGCCCCTGACCAGCGCCTGCGAAACCCGCGCGGCGGAAATTCTGGCGGAAGAATGCCCCGACGCCGCGATCACCCTGTCGCACACGCTGGGCCGGATCGGCCTGCTGGAGCGCGAGAACGTCGCCATCATGAACGCGGCGCTGAAGGATCTGGGCGCGCGTACCGTGTCGGCCTTTCGCGATGCCCTGGCCCAGGCCGGACTGCATGCGCCGTTCTATCTGACCCAGAACGACGGCACCGTCATGCTGGCCGAGGTCGCGGCAGCAAACCCGGTTTACAGTTTTGCTTCCGGCCCGACGAACTCCATGCGCGGCTCTTCCGCCCTGTCCGGCCTGACCGACGCCATGGTCGTGGATGTCGGCGGCACTACCAGCGACGTCGGTGTGCTGATCAACGGTTTCCCGCGCGAAGCCAATGGCGTGGTCGAGATCGGCGGCGTGCGCACGCTGTTCCGGATGCCCGATCTGCTGCCCTTCGGCCTGGGCGGCGGCACGATCGTCGACCCCGACACCGGCCGCATCGGCCCGCAGTCGGTGGGGTATCGCCTGACCGAACAGGCCCTCGTCTTCGGCGGCGATATCCTGACGGCAACGGACATCGCGGTGGCCGCCGGGCGCATCGAACTGGGCGACCCCGACCGGGTGCGCCATCTGGACCGCCGGTTTGTCGACGATATCATGAGCCGCATTCGGGCGATGTTCGAAGAACGGGTCGACCGGATGAAGACATCGGCCGACGACGCCGTTCTGATCGCGTCCGGCGGCGGGGCATTCCTGGTTCCCGATGAGCTCGACGGCATAAGCGAGATCGTGCGCCTGGAACATGCCGGCGTGGCCAATGCGGTCGGCGCGGCGATGGCCCAGGTCTCCGGCGAAGTGGATCAGGTGTTTTCCGGCGTCTCGCGGGCCGAGGCACTGGCGCAGGCGAAAGCCGGCGCCGAAGCCCGGGCGGTCGAAGGCGGCGCCGATCCGACCACGCTGAAGACCGTCGATGTCGAGGATATTCCGCTGTCCTATCTGCCGGGCGAAGCCCGCCGCGTGCACACGCGCGTCGTTGGCGATATCGCGGCCATCACCGCGGCGCGTTAG
- a CDS encoding SulP family inorganic anion transporter — MPSLTAYRDQWFGNIRGDLLAGLVVALALIPEAIAFSIIAGVDPKVGLYASFSISVLIAFVGGRPGMISAATAATAVLMVTLVRDHGLEYLLAATVLAGLLQMAAGALKLGYVMRFVSRSVMTGFVNALAILIFIAQIPELVGVPWLTYVMVAAGLGIIYLLPYVTRVVPAPLVCIVVLTGAAMLFGFDNLRTVGDMGELPSTLPVFLIPQIPLTFETLMIILPYSAAVAVVGLLESLMTAQIVDDLTDTPSNRNQECVGQGIANTATGFIGGMAGCAMIGQSIINVKSGGRGRLSSFAAGVYLLFMILVLGDLVTQIPMAALVAIMIMVSIGTFSWSSIKNLKDHPRSSSIVMLATVVTVVVTHNLAIGVLTGVLLSGLFFAWKIAQLFRISSTLSADGRHRTYTIEGQLFFASAEDFMAGFDFRESLENVTIDLSRAHIWDISSVAALDMAILKFRRDGAEVDIVGLNKASETIVDRLAIHDQPGALEKLTGH, encoded by the coding sequence ATGCCCTCACTGACTGCCTATCGCGACCAATGGTTCGGCAATATTCGCGGCGATCTGCTCGCCGGACTCGTCGTTGCCCTTGCCCTCATTCCCGAGGCAATTGCCTTTTCGATCATCGCCGGCGTCGATCCCAAGGTCGGCCTTTACGCGTCGTTCTCGATTTCGGTGCTGATTGCCTTCGTCGGCGGCCGCCCGGGCATGATTTCCGCCGCGACGGCCGCCACTGCCGTCCTGATGGTGACGCTCGTCCGCGATCACGGGCTGGAATATCTGCTGGCCGCGACGGTACTGGCGGGCCTGCTGCAGATGGCGGCCGGTGCCCTGAAGCTTGGCTATGTCATGCGTTTCGTCTCGCGGTCGGTCATGACCGGCTTCGTGAACGCGCTGGCGATCCTGATCTTCATCGCGCAGATCCCCGAACTGGTCGGCGTCCCCTGGCTGACCTATGTCATGGTCGCGGCCGGTCTCGGCATCATCTATCTGTTGCCCTATGTGACCCGCGTGGTCCCCGCACCGCTGGTCTGCATCGTCGTGCTGACTGGTGCGGCGATGCTGTTCGGTTTCGACAATTTGCGAACCGTGGGCGACATGGGCGAACTGCCGTCGACTCTGCCGGTGTTCCTGATACCGCAGATTCCGCTGACCTTCGAAACGCTGATGATCATACTGCCCTATTCCGCCGCCGTCGCGGTGGTGGGGCTGCTGGAATCGCTGATGACGGCACAGATCGTCGACGACCTGACCGACACGCCGTCGAACCGCAATCAGGAATGCGTCGGTCAGGGCATCGCCAACACCGCGACCGGCTTTATCGGCGGCATGGCCGGCTGCGCCATGATCGGCCAGTCGATCATCAACGTGAAATCGGGTGGTCGTGGCCGGCTGTCGTCCTTTGCCGCCGGCGTCTACCTGCTGTTCATGATCCTGGTTCTGGGCGATCTGGTCACGCAGATCCCGATGGCGGCGCTGGTCGCGATCATGATCATGGTGTCGATCGGCACCTTTTCATGGTCATCGATCAAGAACCTCAAGGATCATCCGCGGTCCTCGTCGATCGTGATGCTGGCCACCGTCGTCACGGTGGTGGTCACCCACAACCTGGCGATCGGTGTTCTGACCGGGGTGCTGCTGTCGGGACTGTTCTTCGCCTGGAAGATCGCGCAGCTTTTCCGCATTTCCTCGACCCTGAGTGCTGACGGTCGGCACCGGACCTATACCATCGAGGGCCAGCTGTTCTTCGCCTCGGCTGAAGATTTCATGGCCGGTTTCGATTTCAGGGAATCGCTTGAGAACGTCACCATCGACCTCAGCCGGGCGCATATCTGGGACATTTCCAGTGTCGCTGC
- a CDS encoding AroM family protein — protein MTFEKRIRVAIVTGGQTPRNDLVPDVLAHLPEPYDVHQFGALDGLDEQAIAGLAPEPGDPGFSTLLRSGRQVVISKSRIGERLAKLMAGLDEKHFDLVVLLSTGLVRNFESRSPTVNGQRALESAVNALVSAGQTVGVIQPIARQVPVTTLDGVEGVEFRLTSAAAGDADALARAAEDLSGCDIIVLNAVTFDEHDRAVVSKASGKPVVLARRVIAGAVRLLLAPELTGGAVARPLGGADILADRLQRLTPRERQVMSLIAEGLPNKSIGLQLSISPRTVEIHRAKVLSKMEVVSSTALIRLLLSSEHPEL, from the coding sequence ATGACATTCGAGAAGCGCATCCGGGTCGCCATCGTTACGGGTGGGCAGACGCCTCGAAACGATCTGGTTCCGGACGTTCTGGCCCATTTGCCGGAACCATACGACGTGCATCAGTTCGGCGCGCTCGACGGGTTGGACGAGCAGGCAATCGCCGGTCTCGCCCCCGAACCGGGCGATCCGGGATTCTCCACACTGCTTCGATCCGGGCGGCAGGTCGTCATTTCGAAGTCGCGCATCGGCGAAAGACTGGCGAAACTCATGGCCGGGCTCGACGAGAAGCATTTCGACCTGGTGGTATTGCTGTCGACCGGACTGGTGCGCAATTTCGAAAGCCGGTCGCCGACCGTCAACGGCCAGCGCGCGCTGGAAAGCGCGGTCAACGCACTGGTCAGCGCCGGACAGACCGTCGGCGTCATCCAGCCGATCGCCCGGCAGGTGCCGGTGACGACGCTTGACGGCGTCGAGGGCGTCGAGTTCCGCCTGACCTCGGCTGCGGCCGGCGACGCGGATGCCCTGGCGCGGGCCGCCGAAGATCTGTCGGGATGCGATATCATCGTGTTGAACGCCGTCACCTTTGACGAGCATGACCGCGCGGTTGTCAGCAAAGCGTCCGGAAAACCGGTGGTTCTGGCCCGCCGCGTCATCGCCGGGGCGGTGCGCCTGCTGCTGGCGCCGGAACTGACCGGCGGCGCCGTCGCCCGGCCCCTGGGCGGCGCCGACATCCTGGCCGACCGGCTGCAGCGCCTGACCCCGCGCGAACGCCAGGTGATGTCGCTGATCGCCGAAGGCCTGCCGAACAAATCCATCGGCCTGCAACTGAGCATCAGCCCGCGCACGGTGGAAATCCACCGCGCCAAGGTGCTGTCCAAGATGGAGGTCGTCAGCTCCACCGCGCTGATCCGGCTGCTGCTCTCGTCGGAGCATCCTGAGTTGTAG
- a CDS encoding GFA family protein: protein MERFTGGCVCGNVRFVATGRPYRVGLCHCNDCRKHHGALFHASAIFPQDAVTIEGETRDYAGRHFCPRCGSSVFSRTDDEIEVNLGSLDAPDQLRPTYELWTIRRESWLPPFPHMTRYWRDRERASRTEE, encoded by the coding sequence ATGGAGCGATTTACGGGGGGTTGCGTGTGCGGCAATGTCCGGTTTGTGGCGACGGGACGCCCCTATCGGGTCGGCCTTTGTCATTGCAACGACTGTCGCAAGCATCATGGGGCCCTGTTCCACGCCTCTGCGATATTCCCTCAGGACGCCGTGACGATCGAGGGCGAAACGCGCGACTATGCCGGCCGGCATTTCTGTCCCAGGTGCGGCAGTTCCGTCTTCTCGCGCACCGACGACGAAATCGAGGTTAACCTGGGCTCGCTGGACGCCCCCGATCAGCTAAGGCCGACCTATGAACTCTGGACCATCCGCCGCGAGTCCTGGTTGCCGCCATTTCCGCACATGACGCGATATTGGCGCGATCGTGAGCGGGCGAGCCGCACCGAGGAATAA
- a CDS encoding AroM family protein — protein MTRRRRIAFVTIGQSPRTDMVPEICADLPPIEVVERGALDGLDDAAIADLAPADGAASLATRLADGREVVIDKARTEARLDRLLREMDDPSLDAVVVLCTGTRVPPLSHTLLIEAQAVVDGLAEALASGVRHLGVIVPLERQIAHISLGETPGRRVTGTHASPYGEDRFEAAADDLAEADLIVMHCMGYDEAMRRRVADRVKAPVLLSRRIVAGGIRQIL, from the coding sequence ATGACCCGTCGGCGCCGTATCGCTTTCGTCACCATCGGCCAGTCGCCCCGAACCGATATGGTGCCGGAGATTTGTGCCGATCTGCCGCCGATCGAGGTGGTCGAGCGCGGCGCGCTTGATGGGCTGGACGATGCCGCCATTGCCGATCTGGCCCCGGCCGACGGGGCGGCAAGTCTGGCGACGCGCCTTGCCGATGGGCGCGAAGTGGTCATCGACAAGGCCCGGACCGAAGCGCGCCTCGATCGTCTGCTGCGCGAGATGGACGATCCGTCGCTGGATGCCGTCGTGGTGTTGTGCACCGGTACGCGCGTGCCGCCGTTGTCCCATACGCTGTTGATCGAAGCCCAGGCGGTCGTTGATGGGTTGGCCGAGGCGCTGGCCTCCGGCGTGCGTCATCTGGGCGTCATCGTGCCGCTTGAACGCCAGATCGCGCATATTTCTCTGGGCGAAACGCCCGGACGCCGCGTCACGGGCACCCATGCCAGCCCTTATGGCGAGGATCGGTTCGAGGCGGCCGCCGACGATCTGGCCGAGGCCGATCTGATCGTAATGCATTGCATGGGCTATGACGAGGCCATGCGCCGGCGTGTCGCCGACCGGGTCAAGGCCCCGGTCTTGTTGTCCCGGCGCATCGTTGCGGGGGGTATCCGCCAAATACTCTAA
- a CDS encoding transporter substrate-binding domain-containing protein: MSDGLQAIAPGETLRAAINLGNRALAREENGELGGVTPALAKRLAAEIGKPVEFVVYDGAGKTFKDAGKDRWDVGFLAIDPERAKTVSFTRPYKEIIATYAVRDDSPIQSIEEADRPGIKIVVGTGSAYDLYLTKALEHAELIRIADPGESFARFRQGDGDLVGGVLQSLQKAFPEGSGVRILPGRITTVRQAMMLPYHDADRIAALDAFVECAIADGFVAAND, encoded by the coding sequence ATGAGTGACGGCTTGCAGGCCATCGCGCCGGGCGAAACGCTGCGCGCGGCGATCAATCTGGGCAACCGGGCTCTGGCGCGGGAAGAAAATGGCGAACTTGGCGGCGTCACGCCGGCCCTTGCCAAGCGGCTGGCGGCGGAGATCGGCAAGCCGGTGGAGTTCGTGGTCTATGACGGTGCCGGCAAGACATTCAAGGACGCCGGCAAGGATCGCTGGGATGTCGGCTTCCTGGCAATCGACCCGGAGCGCGCGAAGACGGTTTCGTTCACCCGACCCTATAAAGAGATCATCGCGACCTATGCGGTGCGCGACGACAGCCCCATCCAGTCGATCGAGGAGGCGGACAGGCCCGGCATCAAGATCGTGGTCGGTACCGGCTCGGCCTATGACCTCTACCTGACCAAGGCGCTGGAACATGCCGAGCTTATCCGCATCGCGGATCCCGGCGAGTCCTTCGCACGGTTCCGGCAGGGCGACGGCGACCTCGTCGGCGGCGTGCTGCAAAGCCTGCAAAAAGCCTTCCCGGAAGGATCGGGGGTCCGGATTCTGCCCGGCCGGATTACCACGGTGCGCCAGGCGATGATGCTGCCCTATCACGACGCCGATCGGATCGCGGCCCTCGACGCCTTTGTCGAATGCGCGATCGCGGACGGGTTCGTCGCGGCAAACGACTAA
- a CDS encoding ABC transporter substrate-binding protein, translating to MRKLILGAVAAAALSATALTDTAQAFERTDDGIVIVFGGRQQVPVLDPHVRYDWSTRMMQQSIYDALFKYVGDPPEIEPWLAESWDVNEDASVWTFNLVEDATFHNGDPVDAEAVRYSFVRGLELNQGVAWMLADFLEPDGIEVVDDYTIRFNLSRPYAPFLSFLPWWYIVNPAEVMENEVDGDYGTEWMTENAAGSGPFTMGRWQQNVLYELVANEDYWRGWPQGEENRPAGIIYRIIREPAAQRAALQRGEIDIAEGLSSDDYGQIEDEPGIVIQNHAGMTTFGIKFNTQQGPTADINLRKAIAHAMDYDALIDIYNGDAVLQTSPFPQAIQGHIDVEGIPRQDMDLAREYLAQSEYPDGGIELDYYHVAGLEEARRIGLVLLSNLAELNIDVNIVPEQWPNMVAAGSSPESAPDMTSVFVTPVSTDPDAVAYQYHQNSWGQYFAMHFYENQELWDTISEARSLSDWDEREPLYAEIQEMIVEGTPEIFGMLQNRRWAHRDWLEGFQFSPVRFTGEVDLYPLWVDVE from the coding sequence ATGAGAAAATTGATCCTTGGAGCGGTGGCCGCCGCCGCCTTGTCGGCCACGGCGCTGACCGATACGGCCCAGGCCTTCGAGCGTACCGATGACGGCATCGTCATCGTTTTTGGCGGCCGTCAGCAGGTGCCGGTGCTCGACCCCCATGTCCGTTACGACTGGTCGACCCGCATGATGCAGCAGTCGATCTATGACGCGCTGTTCAAGTATGTCGGCGACCCGCCGGAAATCGAGCCCTGGCTGGCGGAATCCTGGGACGTCAACGAAGACGCGTCGGTCTGGACCTTCAATCTGGTCGAAGACGCGACCTTCCATAACGGCGACCCGGTCGATGCCGAAGCCGTGCGGTATTCCTTCGTGCGCGGCCTTGAGCTGAACCAGGGCGTGGCCTGGATGCTGGCCGATTTTCTGGAGCCGGACGGCATCGAAGTGGTCGATGACTATACCATCCGTTTCAATCTCAGCCGCCCCTATGCCCCGTTCCTGTCCTTCCTGCCGTGGTGGTACATCGTCAACCCCGCCGAGGTGATGGAAAACGAGGTCGACGGCGACTACGGCACGGAATGGATGACCGAGAACGCCGCCGGCAGCGGTCCCTTTACCATGGGCCGGTGGCAGCAGAACGTGCTGTATGAACTGGTCGCGAACGAGGATTACTGGCGCGGCTGGCCGCAGGGTGAAGAAAACCGCCCGGCCGGGATCATCTATCGCATCATCCGCGAGCCCGCCGCCCAGCGCGCCGCCCTTCAGCGCGGCGAGATCGACATCGCCGAGGGTCTGAGTTCGGACGATTACGGCCAGATCGAGGACGAGCCCGGCATCGTCATCCAGAACCATGCGGGGATGACGACCTTCGGCATCAAGTTCAACACCCAGCAGGGCCCGACGGCGGATATCAATCTGCGCAAGGCGATCGCCCATGCGATGGATTACGATGCGCTGATCGACATCTACAACGGCGATGCCGTACTGCAGACCAGCCCGTTCCCGCAAGCGATCCAGGGCCATATCGACGTCGAGGGCATCCCGCGACAGGATATGGATCTGGCGCGCGAATATCTGGCGCAGTCCGAGTATCCCGACGGCGGCATCGAGCTGGACTACTATCACGTCGCCGGTCTGGAAGAAGCGCGGCGGATCGGGCTGGTGCTGCTCAGCAATCTGGCCGAGTTGAACATCGATGTGAACATCGTGCCAGAGCAGTGGCCGAACATGGTCGCGGCCGGTTCCAGTCCGGAAAGCGCGCCGGACATGACCAGCGTCTTTGTCACGCCGGTTTCGACCGACCCGGATGCGGTGGCCTATCAGTACCACCAGAATTCCTGGGGTCAGTATTTCGCGATGCATTTCTACGAAAACCAGGAACTCTGGGACACGATTTCGGAAGCCCGCTCGCTCAGCGACTGGGACGAGCGCGAACCGCTCTATGCCGAGATCCAGGAGATGATCGTGGAAGGCACGCCGGAAATTTTCGGCATGCTTCAGAACCGCCGTTGGGCGCATCGGGACTGGTTGGAAGGCTTTCAGTTCAGCCCCGTCCGGTTCACCGGCGAAGTTGATCTCTATCCGCTTTGGGTCGATGTCGAGTAA